The nucleotide sequence GAAGTGGATGAATATGGACGCTTTGTTGATAATTTTTGGCGGATTGATAGTATTTTTATCGGCTTTTTTGCCGTTGAATTAATGACTCGAACAATGCTAATGAGTTATCGAATTCAAGGAATTAATTGGTTCGATGCTTTACTGCGACGGTGGTATGATTGGTTTCTTTTAATCCCTTTTTGGCGCTGGCTAAGAGTCATCCCAGTTTTAACACGTCTCCATACCTCAAAAGTTATTGATTTTGAACGAATTTTAAGTCAAATCACTTACGAACCGGCTGCCTATTTATCAGATCGGGTTTCTCAATATTTATTAGTGCGAATTATTAATCAAGCGAGGAGTTCAGTGGTCGAAGGAGAAGCAGCGAACTTTTTACTGAATCCTCAACCTTATCTCAAAGTCAGTGAAGCGAATAAAGTTGAAATTCTCACTGATCGATTGCTAGCATTGACGATTTATAAAGTATTACCCAAAGTGCAACTGGATGTAGAAGCATTATTGCACTATGCCTTACGCGGTGCGTTTTTAGAGTCCGATTTTTACCAAAATTTGCAACAAATTCCAGGCGTCCAAACTTTACCGGATACATGGCTCGAAAACTTATCGAGTCAATTGGCAAAATCCTCAGTGGAAGTTTTAGTTTCTTCCTATGAAGATGCAGAAGGACAAGCCTTATTTGATAAACTTTCTTCAGACTTTAAAGAGGCTCTCAAAGAAGAATTACAAAACAAAGAAACCCTAGCTGAAATTGAACAATTATTAGGTGAACTTTTAGAAGAAGTAAAAATTAACTATATTAAAAAATCTGAAGAAACTGACCCCATCGAAACTATGGAAGAAGTGGAAAAACTCACCACTCAAGAAGAACCTGAAAACAAAACAGAATGAGCCGTTTTAAGCTGAACGTTGCAAGATAAAGAAAACATAGCCGTAGCTGTTGCCTGATTCCTCAAAAACAGCAATTTCTTCTAACATCCCTTGCGCCAGTTCTTGCACTGAGGGATCTTCATGAGATTGCAGGGCTTGCGCTCTTGACTGGAGTGGATTGTAATATTGCTCCCAGGCACGCCGTGGTAGCGTGTAAGTATGCAGGATGTCGTAACCGGCATTCTCACACACAGCAAGGTTCTCCTGAACTGATTGCATCGCTGGATAGTCCGATTGGAAAAAGGCTTGAGCGCGATCGGGTTTAGTCTCAGTCAGCCAGGAGAGTTCGCTAACCACCAAAAATCCTTCCGGCGCAATGACCTTCGCCCAAGTGTTCAGGGCATGACGAAAGCCAATTGCATACGCTGATCCTTCTGACCATAAAAGATCGATATTTTGAAACGTCTTGGGAATCTCGTTCATGTCCATGCAGTGGGTTTGGATGAAAGATTGGAGATGACGAGAGCGGGCTTTTTTCATCAAATCGCTTAAAAAAAACTCGTATAAATCTATAGCGTGGATCAACGTCCTGAGTTTCTCTGCAAGAACTAAGGTGTGTCGTCCAGTTCCACAGCCGACATCAACAATTAATTCAAAATTATGGTGTGGCAGCAGATTTAAAGCATACTCCGTGCTGGCATCATCGCCAGGTGCCAGGTTTTCGAGTCCCTCAAATAATAATTGAATTGGATCAGACATAACAAGTGAGGAGGTAAATCATTAATAATGAGGAGACAAGGAGAGGAAGTGATCAGTTGGTCCTTCGTCCTTTGTATTTACAGGGAGTTTAATAACTAATGACCAATGACCAATGACTAATGACTAATGACCAATGACCAATGACTAATGACTAATCAAAGCGAATTCCACTGTGCTCAAAGCGATTTAAGACTTGCTGCAAGCGATCGCGCTCGGCAATTAAACTAATTCTGACATAGCCTTCTCCGGCTTCGCCAAAGGCATTACCGGGCGTCACGACTACGCCAGTTTTCTGTAAGGTATCCAAGGCAAAATCCGTGGAACTAATCCCGTTTGGACAAGGTACCCACAAATACATGGTTGCTTTTGGTTTCGGGATGTTCCAGCCTAATTTCCCTAAGCCTTCCACCAGAAAATCCCGTCGTTGTTGATAGCGCTGCTGCGCCGCTTCCACATAACTATCCGGTAACTCTAACGCCGTTTCTGCTGCGGCTTGGACAGCCGAGAAAATCCCATAATCCATATTGGTTTTCAGCGTGCGCAGTCCTTGAATAATCTTACTATTTCCCACGACAAAACCAACCCGCCATCCTGCCATGCTGTAAGTTTTGGATAGTGTATGAAACTCAACACTAATTTCTTTTGCCCCTGGAATTTCTAACACACTGGTGGGCTGGTAGCCATCAAAGGCTAATTCGGCATAACACAGATCATGAACCAGCAAAATAGAGTAATGCCGAGCAAAGGCAACAATTTCTTCAAAGAACTCCCGCGGAGCAACTGCTGTAGTGGGATTACTCGGATAATTGAAATACAGCATCTTCGCCTGCTGCGCCACATCCTCTGGAATCTTGGCGAGATCAATCAACCAATTTTCTTCCGCTGTCAGTGTCATTTGATGTAACTTGCCCCCAGCAATCAGCGGTCCGCGAAAATGAGCAGGATATGCCGGAGAAGGAACTAAAACGAGATCACCCGGGTTCACGTAAGCTAAAGCCAGATGGGTTAAGCCTTCCTTCGAGCCGATGAGCGGTAACGCTTCACTATCTGGAGAGAGATTTACCCCATACCGCCGGTAATACCACCGCGCGATCGCGCTGCGAAAACTCCCCGTCCCTTCAAAGGGGGGATAACCATGATTTTCGGCTACACTCAACGCTTGCGTAGCCGCATCAATCACCGGTTTTGGGGCAAAGCCATCGGGGTTGCCCATCCCCAAATCAATCAAATCTAAGCCTTGCTCTCGTGCCTTTGCTTTTAATTCGTCAAGACGAGCAAAAACATAAGGAGGAAGGGCATTTAATCGTTCAGCAGGGGTAAATTCAAATCCCATTGTGTTCTCAGGTTGATACCAGTGTTAACTCTCTTGGTTCACAGCAACCGCTTTACTATTGATCGTGACAGTAGTTGAGACCATCGCCGCCACTAATTCTGTTGGTTCCACCGTAAACGGTAAACGATGAATATCCGAATTCGGCGCACAAGCAATGTCGGCTACTTGTCGTAACTGTGCCAAGGTGACGTTTTCTAATCCTAAATCCTCAAGGCTCTTTGGTAAACCAATTTCGGAATAAAATTGCAGTAATTGGTGTCGCGCGGAAGCAGCCAGTTGGTTATCTTCGACCATTTCTTCTAACCGCAACTGCACTAAAATCCCATAAGCCACTTTTTCCCCATGCAAAATGTCATGAGTGGCAGCCAGATGAGTTAACCCGTTATGAATGGCGTGGGCGGCAACCGTGCGACAATTTGCACCGCCTAACCCCCCGATGACACCAGGGAGTAAAACCGTTGCATCGACAATCTCTTGCCAAACTTCTCCCCCAGGATTTTCCAAGGCTAGGGCAGACTTTTGTAAGAGAATATCTCGTAAGACACGGGCTTGTTGCACGGCAGCAATGGTTAAACTGGCTGTGGCATCACCACTACTAACACTCGCTTCGTACCATTTAGCAAGGGCATCCCCAATGCCAGCCACCAGCATCCGTTTGGGGGCAGTGGCAACTAAATCATAGTCGAGAATCAGTAAATTGGGGGCATAAGGGAGAGGAACATCATATTGAAACGCTCCTGCTGCAGTGTAAATGTTAGAAAGAGCGGTCCAAGCAGCACAAGTTGCACCTGATGTCGGAATCGTTACGATGGGTAAGTCACATTGAAAAGCAACCAGCTTGGCCATGTCCAAGGCTTTGCCGCCTCCGACGCCAATAATGAGGTCGGCTTGATGCATGGCAACTTGTTCTTGTAATTTCTGTTGCGATTCTTCGCAAGAGTCAGGATAGTGAGAGGCACTGATGGCAGTTAAATCATGCTCTTGTAGAATTGGGTTCAGAAAGGGTTGAACCAAGTTCAGTGCGCGATCGCCGCCAATGATAAGAGGGCGTTGACCGAGGTGCGCAATATTTTTTCCGGCTTGCGCGATCGCGCCTTTTCCCCGCATCACTTGCGCTGGAGAGACTTGTAACGTAATGACAGAAGACGTTGAAACTTGAGTTTGCTGCTTCATGAAAATCATTTTCGGAACTAACACTAATATCGAGCTTAACGAAAAATCCCTGATCAGTCGTCATTCTTCTGCTAGTCTTTCGATTTGCCACTTTAGAACTCACGGTTCGCTCATTTTCAGAGAGGGTTGTCAGATTGTGGACCCAGGCAAGTATAAATCTCAATGGGAAAGTTCAGCAACTGCAAAATCCTTTGCTGTAGAGGCTTAACGGGACTGAAACAATTGTGAGGCAAAAACAGCCTCAAACCTTTACTTATAGGATCGCGTGGAGAACTGCACTTCCTCATAAACTATAGTCATTCCAATTGATTTCCGTACAGCAGAGTTAAAGGCATGTTCTGTATTTGCCCCTCATTGATTGTATGGTTCTTACTTGGAATCACTATAAAGGTTCTTTTTGCAAGGTTGGTTCTTTTGCTTCGCCTTGATATTTCCAAATGCCAACAAACGCATAATGGCGATCGCGCTCTCTAATTCCCTGAGTTAAGCGCGATGCCGATCAAATCAACCAAAGATGAAAAAATTACTATAGAGGAATCCAAGCTGTTTGATCAATCCACTCCTCAGCTTCACTTAACTCCCAGATGAGA is from Cyanobacteria bacterium GSL.Bin1 and encodes:
- a CDS encoding methyltransferase domain-containing protein — encoded protein: MSDPIQLLFEGLENLAPGDDASTEYALNLLPHHNFELIVDVGCGTGRHTLVLAEKLRTLIHAIDLYEFFLSDLMKKARSRHLQSFIQTHCMDMNEIPKTFQNIDLLWSEGSAYAIGFRHALNTWAKVIAPEGFLVVSELSWLTETKPDRAQAFFQSDYPAMQSVQENLAVCENAGYDILHTYTLPRRAWEQYYNPLQSRAQALQSHEDPSVQELAQGMLEEIAVFEESGNSYGYVFFILQRSA
- a CDS encoding aspartate aminotransferase; amino-acid sequence: MGFEFTPAERLNALPPYVFARLDELKAKAREQGLDLIDLGMGNPDGFAPKPVIDAATQALSVAENHGYPPFEGTGSFRSAIARWYYRRYGVNLSPDSEALPLIGSKEGLTHLALAYVNPGDLVLVPSPAYPAHFRGPLIAGGKLHQMTLTAEENWLIDLAKIPEDVAQQAKMLYFNYPSNPTTAVAPREFFEEIVAFARHYSILLVHDLCYAELAFDGYQPTSVLEIPGAKEISVEFHTLSKTYSMAGWRVGFVVGNSKIIQGLRTLKTNMDYGIFSAVQAAAETALELPDSYVEAAQQRYQQRRDFLVEGLGKLGWNIPKPKATMYLWVPCPNGISSTDFALDTLQKTGVVVTPGNAFGEAGEGYVRISLIAERDRLQQVLNRFEHSGIRFD
- a CDS encoding iron-containing alcohol dehydrogenase codes for the protein MKQQTQVSTSSVITLQVSPAQVMRGKGAIAQAGKNIAHLGQRPLIIGGDRALNLVQPFLNPILQEHDLTAISASHYPDSCEESQQKLQEQVAMHQADLIIGVGGGKALDMAKLVAFQCDLPIVTIPTSGATCAAWTALSNIYTAAGAFQYDVPLPYAPNLLILDYDLVATAPKRMLVAGIGDALAKWYEASVSSGDATASLTIAAVQQARVLRDILLQKSALALENPGGEVWQEIVDATVLLPGVIGGLGGANCRTVAAHAIHNGLTHLAATHDILHGEKVAYGILVQLRLEEMVEDNQLAASARHQLLQFYSEIGLPKSLEDLGLENVTLAQLRQVADIACAPNSDIHRLPFTVEPTELVAAMVSTTVTINSKAVAVNQES